In the genome of Mesosutterella faecium, the window TCTGGCGGCAGGATGCGGAAAGCAGCAGGCCGCCACCCAGACAAAGACACCTCCTGTGGAGGTGACTGTGGCCACAGTGTCGGCCAGGCCCATCCAGGTCGATGAGGAGATCTCGGGGCGCACCGTCGCTTACCGCGTGGCGGAGGTTCGCCCTCAAGTGAGCGGCGTTCTTCAGAAGCGTCTGTTTACTGAAGGTCAAATGGTGAAGGCGGGGCAGCCCCTTTACCAGATTGATGCATCTACTTACCGCGCCAATGAAGCGAGCGCGAAGGCCTCTCTGGCCCAGGCTGAAGCGGAGCTGGCTCTGGCTAAGGCCGATGCCGCACGTTCTTCTGCCCTGGTGAAGGTCAACGCCGTTTCCAAGCAGTCTGATGACACCGCTCAGGCCAGAGTGCAGACGGCGGAGGCCTCGGTGAAGTCCGCACGCGCCGCTGTGACCAATGCCCAGATTAATGTTCGTTATACCTCGGTGCTCGCCCCAATCAGCGGGAGAGTCTCCATTTCCGAGGTGACGCCCGGCGCACTGATGACAGCCTACCAGGCGCAACGCATGACGGTTATTCATCAGCTCGATCCGATTTACGTCGATGTCCAGCAGACCAACAAGCAGCTTCTGCAGCTGCGCAGGGACATTGCCTCGGGCAAGCTGAAGTCCAACGCAGACGGAACCACTCCCGTCAAAATCATCCTGGAAGACGGAACGGTCTACCCGATCATGGGCCGGCTCACCTTTAGGGGTGTGTCGGTCGGTGAAGATTCCGGAACGGTGACCCTGAGAGCGGTCGTCAGCAATCCCAAGGGCGAGCTGCTGCCGGGCATGTTTGTCCGAGCTTCACTGCCTGCAGGAAACATGCCCTCCGCCATTACAGTAAGCGCCCGCTCCGTCATGAGGGATATGCGTGGCGACCCGTACGTTTTTGTCGTCACCCCGGACAATAAAATCGAGCAAAGAAGCATCAAGACCGGGGCGCTCGTTGGAGGAACCGACTGGGTTGTAGAGTCGGGGCTCAAGGTGGGCGAGAAAGTGGTTTATGCCGGTCTGGATAAAGTCCGCGCCGGGGCCTCTGTCACGGCCGTGGAAAAGGGCAGCGCGCAGGCAGCGGCCCAGAAGCCGTCTGAGGCTTCGCCTGCGGCCTCCGCTGCGGCCTCCAGCGCGGCGGCCAAGTAAGTCCTCGGGGGAGACGCCATGTCAAGATTTTTTATTGACCGCCCGATTTTTGCCTGGGTGATCGCGCTGGTCCTCATGCTGATGGGGACGCTGTCCATCTTTACCATGCCTGTGTCGCAGTACCCGCAGATTGCGCCCCCGCAGGTGACTGTGGTTGCCAACTACCCGGGCGCTTCCGCTGAGACGCTGCAGAATACGGTCACCCAGGTGATCGAGCAGCAGATGGTCGGCCTCGACGGCCTGATCTACATGAGCAATGAGTCTGACGGAACCGGCCGCATGCAAATGACCCTGACATTTGCGCCGGGAACCAATGCGGATATCGCTCAGGTTCAGGTGAACAACAAGCTTTCGATGGCTGAAGCCATGCTGCCTCAGGATGTGACCAGGCTGGGCATTCAGGTTCAGAAGTCAACGGCGAGCTTCCTGATGGTCGTGTCCTTTACGACCGATGACGGAAGTCTTTCGGTGGCCGATCTGGGCGACTTCCTGGTCAACACGGTGCAGGATCCGCTGTCCCGAATTACCGGCGTCGGACAGACGACGGTTTTCGGCGCTTCCTACGCCATGCGCGTCTGGCTGGATCCCCACAAGCTCTACGCCTATAACCTGACGGCCTCTGACGTCACCTCTGCCATTGCAGCTCAGAACGCCCAGGTCACGGCCGGTCAGCTGGGAGGGCTGCCTCACCCGAGCGATCAGCCTGTGGAGCTCAACGCGACAATTACAGCGCAGTCTCTGCTTAAATCGGTGGATGACTTTAAAAAGCTGATTGTCAAAACGACGGAATCCGGAGCGACCGTGCGCCTGGCGGATGTGGCAAACATCGAGCTGGGGCGGCAGTCTTACGATGTGCAGGGCACCTACAACGGCATCCCGGCTTCGGGTATTGCCATTTATCTGTCTGCGGGCGCCAACGCCATCGAAACGGCGGATCTGGTGAAAAAGAAGGTGGCGGAGCTGCAGCCCTACTTTCCGGCCGGCATGAAGGTGGTGTACCCCTATGAGACGACGCCCTTTGTGAAGGCGGCCATGAAAGAAGTAGTGAAGACTCTGATCGAGGCCATCATCCTGGTCGTGATCGTGATGTATCTCTTCCTTCAGAACTGGAGAGCGACGTTGATCCCGGCAGTTGCCGTGCCGGTGGTGTTGCTGGGCACCTTTGCAGTTCTCAAGTTAACGGGATTCACGCTCAACATGCTGACCATGTTCGGCTTGGTGCTGGCAATCGGCCTGCTGGTCGATGACGCCATCGTTGTGGTCGAGAACGTGGAGCGAGTGATGCGGGAGGACGGAACAGACGCCCGCACCGCCACCATCAAGTCGATGTCCCAGATCACGGGTGCTCTGGTCGGCGTGGCGCTGGTTCTGTCCGCAGTGTTCATCCCGATGGCATTCTTCGGAGGCTCTACCGGCGTGATTTACCGGCAGTTCTCCATCACCATCGTGACGGCCATGCTCCTGTCGGTCACCGTGGCCTTGTCTCTGTCACCGGCTCTCTGCGCATCGATTCTGAAGCCGGTCTCGGACAGCCACCACTTTGGGAAGAAAGGTTTCTTCGGGGCCTTTAACCGTGGCTTTGAAAAGGTGTCCAATGACTGCCGGCGCCTTGTTCTGTGGACGCACAATCATCTTTGGATGACTCTCGGCGTCTACGCCCTGATCTGGATTGGGGTCGTGGTCGGCTTTATGAAGCTGCCTGGCTCTTTTGTTCCGGAAGAGGACCAGGGGACGATGATGTTTACCGTTCAGACGCCTGCGGGAAGTGCTCAGGAGCGCGTGCAGGAAGCTGAAAAGCAGATCCGCGATTACTTCTTCTCCAAGGAAAAGAAGTATACGGATTCGGTTTTCGACGTGGCCGGCTTCTCTCTGGCCGGCGGCGGCCAGAACATGGGACTGGGCTTCGTGAAGCTCAAGGACTGGGCCGAGAGAACGGGCAAAGGGTCTGATCCCCAGTCCATCGCTCTGCGGGCCAATATCGCCATGTCCAAGTACAAAGACGCCCGCATCGTGTTTTTCCCGCCGCCCGCCATTCCTGAGCTGGGCATTGCGGACGGTTTCGATATGTATATCGAAGACCGGTCGGGTCAGGGGCACGAAAAGCTGATGCAGGTTCGCAACCAGTTCCTCGCGATGGCGAATAAGGATCCGCGCCTGAGCCTGGTTCGTCCGAACGGCATGGAGGACACGCCGCAGTACAAGCTGGAGATGGATCGTGAAAAACTCCAATCCTACGGTATCACGCTGAGCAACGCCAACACGGACCTCAGCACGATCTGGGGTGGAACGTACGTCAACCTGTTTATTGACCGCGAGCGCGTGAAGCGCGTTTACGTTCAGGCCGATCCCCATTTCCGCATGACCCCGGATGACCTGAAGCAGTGGTATGTCCGCAACTCTTCCGGCGAACTCGTGCCCTTCTCCGGTTTCTCCACCGGCAGCTGGACATTCGGTTCCCCGAGACTGGAGAGGTTTAACGCCAACGCAGCTGTCAACATCCAGGGCAACGCGGCCCCGGGAGTCTCCTCCGGTACGGCCATGGACGCCGTGGAGGAAATCGCCAAGAAGCTGCCCGCAGGATATGCCATCGAATGGAATGGCGTGTCTTATCAGGAACGCATGGCCAGCCAGGCTGCGGCGCCCCTGTACGCGCTGTCCCTGCTGGTGGTGTTCCTCTGCCTGGCGGCTCTGTACGAGTCCTGGACGATCCCGATCTCCATTCTGCTGGTCGTGCCGACAGGCGTGCTGGGTGCATTGGCGATGACGGGGCTGCTGGGAGGCCACAACGACGTGTACTTCCAGGTCGGCATGCTTACGACGATCGGCCTCGTTTCCAAGAACGCCATTCTGATTGTCGAGTTTGCGAAGATGCTCTATGACGCCGGGGAAGATCTGATTACCGCTTCTCTGGATGCCGTAAAGCTCCGCTTCCGCCCGATCGTCATGACTTCGCTTGCCTTCGGGCTGGGCGTTGTTCCGCTGGTCCTGGCGCATGGAGCCGGAGCCGGCGCGCAGAACGCGATCGGCATGGCCGTTCTTGGCGGCATCATTACGGGCACTATTCTGTGCGTGTGCCTGGTGCCCATGTTCTATGTGCAGGTGAACCGCATCTTCAGGACTAAGCGCCGCCAGCTGCCCGACGATAAGGGCGCTGCGGTCTGAGTGGGATGTTGAAAATGAAAAAGAAAACTGTATACGTCTCCCGCCGTGCCTTTTTGGGCTTAGGCGCAGTGTCCTCGGCATTGCTGCTTTCAGGGTGCGTCAACCTGGCGCCGGCTTATAAACAGCCTGCTGCGCCGGCTGAGACCACTGGACGCTGGGCCGTGGATCCTGCGGCGGCCGGTGTCAAGCAGGCTGAGCTCGTGGTTTGGGAGCAGTTTTTCCTGGACGAAAGGCTGAAGAAAGTCATACGCATGGCTCTGGACAACAACAGGGACCTGCGCAGGGCCATGCTCGAGGTCGAGAGGCTGCGGGCGCTCTATCGCGTGTCGCGGGCAGATCTATTCCCGTCCGTGTCCGCGACGGCTTCCGGCAGTCACGCCAGGTCCTCCGTGGATACGCTCACTCCCGGAGCCTCGCGGATTTCCCATGTCTATGCGGCGGATCTCGCGATGTCCTCCTACGAGATCGACTTTTTCGGACGCATACGCAATCTGAATGAACAGGCGCTGCAGGCTTATCTGGCCGGAGAGGACGCGCATCGGAGTGCCCAGAACACCCTCATCGCGGAAGTGGCCACGATGTGGCTGTCAATCGGGGCGGATCATGCCGCGCTTGATCTGGCCAATACAACGCTTCGCAGTCAGCAGCAGACTTACTCCTTGGTGGAAAAGAGCTACCAGTCTGGTACGGCCAACAAGCTCGAACTGTCTCAGTCCCAGCAGACGGTGGCCTCTGCCAAGGCCTCGGTGCAGGTTGCTCAGAATAGCCTGACCCAGGACGAAAACGCGCTGCGCCTGCTTGTGGGAGCGGAGGTGCCTCAGGAGCTTCTGCCGCGGCAGATTTCTTTGAAGGCTACGCTTCCTGCTTCGCTTCCCGCGGGGCTGCCCTCCGAGGTGCTGCTGCGCAGGCCCGACATAGCCGAGGCCGAGCGCAACCTCCGTTCAGCCAATGCGAGCATCGGGGTGGCGCGGGCCGCTTTCTTCCCGAGAGTCGCTCTGACGGGAGCCATAGGAACTGCCTCTACGGATCTTTCTGATCTCTTCAGCGGCGGCCGGGGCACATGGTCTTTCGCGCCGACGGTTTCCCTGCCTATTTTCCAGGGCGGGGCGAACGTAGCCAATCTTGAGGCTGCGAAGGTTTACCAGAAGGAAATGGTGGCGGCCTATGAAAAGGCGATTCAGTCGGCCTTCCGGGAAGTGAATGATGCTCTGTCTACGGAAAGCACGGTGACCAAGCGGCTGGCGGCTCAGGATGAGCTCGTCAAAGCCTCAGAAACGGCCTACGATCTTGCCATGACCAGATACAAGCATGGCGTTGACAATTTCCTTTCGGTTCTGGATGCCCAGAGAACGATGGTGGCTGCTCAGCAGACTCAGATTCAGACACAGCTGTCCCGCGCAGCCAGCCTTGTGACGCTCTACAAGGTGCTGGGCGGAGGGCAGGAGATAGAGAATCCGGTCCGCGGGGGCAACAAGGCATCATGAAGGAAGGAGTCAAACGCAGAGGCTCCAAAGCGGCGCAGAGGAGGGAGGAGATTCTGGATGCCGCCCTTCTCTGTTTCCGCGAAAAAGGATTCCACGCGGCCAGCATGAGCTCCGTTGCCAAGGCCTTTGGAATGAGCGCGGGGCACATCTACAACTACTTCAACAGCAAGGAAGATATCATCGGGGCCCTGGTGGCCCGATGGCTGAAGCAGTACATCAGCGAGACTCTGATAGTTGCAGAGAAAGACCCTGAGATCCAGAAGGAAAGACTCTACAAAATCGTCTACAGGGAACTTGATAAAAGAATCAACAGCGGCGATAAGGCTCTGCTGTTTGAAATAGCCGCCGAGAGCCTGCGCAACGAAAAAATCGCCCGGATCATCAGGAGCGCAGAGCAGGAAGCCGCCAAGTATCTGACTCAGCAGGCGCTGGAGCGCTATCAGGCCCTGAACCGCGAACCGCCTAAGGATTTGGTCTACAGGCTTGCCGTTGGAAACGCCATTTTCAACGGCCTTTGCTTTTTGTCCATTTCCAGATCGGATCTTTCCCTTGAGGCCCTGACGCCGATTGTCGTCCAACTGCTGATGAACCTAGACGGTTTTCCCATCGTAGCCGCAGAGGGCTCAGGCTCGGGGCATTCCCCTTCACCGTCCGGCAAAGGGGAATGAAGGCTCCGCGGCGGGAAAGGGATCTCCCGCCGGGAGCGTGCCGGCTCCTCCCTTACTTGGCCTGCAGCTCAATCGGGACGAAGATCCTGCTCTTGTTTCTCTGGATGAGAAGCGCAATCTGCTTGCGTCCCTTGAGAGCCTTGGAAAGGTCTCCGTTGGTCTTAACCGGGGTTCCGTTTACGGACACGATGATGTCCCCCGGACGAATCCCGGCTTTCGCAGCCGCGCCTTCAGCCTGTGCGATCAGAAGACCGGAAGTGCCGGCTCTCTTTGCTTCCTTAGCCGTCAGCGGGCGAACGGTAACGCCGAGTCTGCCCTGGGATTCCTGTTTTACCGCGCCCTGAGAGTCGTCGCTGTCCGAGCCTTTAGCCGCATGTGCACTTTCCGTCGAGCTCCCGATGGTGACAGGAATGCTGATCTGCTTCTTATCGCGCAGAACGGTCAGCTCGATGCGGGTGCCAGGCTTTGTAAACGAGATCAGCCTCGGTACGTCGCTGAAGCTCTTGATTTTTTCTCCGTTGACGGCAGTGATGATGTCCCCAGGCTTCAGGCCGGAGTTTGCGGCGGGGCCGTTGGCCTCAACCTGAGCGATGACGGCTCCTTTGGTTTCCTCAGGAAGTCCGAAGCTCTTTGCCAGTTCCGGCGACAGCTGCTGCACCATGACCCCGAGACGGCCGCGGGTTACTTTCCCGTTTTTGATGATCTGGTCTTTGACCTGGCTCGCAATGTTGATCGGGATCGCGAAGGAAAGGCCCATTGATCCGCCGGAAGTCGAGAAAATCTGCGAGTTGATGCCGATCACTTCGCCGTTCATGTTGAACAGCGGACCACCGGAGTTGCCCGGGTTGATGGCGACGTCCGTCTGTATGAACGGGACGATGTTTTCCTCAATGTTGCGGGATTTGGCAGAAACGATGCCCGCCGTGACGGAGTTGGTAAGGCCGAACGGACTGCCGATGGCCGCCACCCATTCGCCGACCTTGACATTGTCGCTGTTGCCGAGGCGGACGACAGGAAGCCCCTTAGCGTCAATTTTCACGACAGCAATATCCGTCTGTTCGTCGTAGCCGAGGACCTTGCCTTTGAATTCCCGGTCATCGGTCAGCCGGACGATGATCTCGTCGGCATCGCTCACCACATGCGCATTGGTGAGAATCAGGCCGTCAGAGCTGATGATAAAGCCAGATCCAGTGCCCCGCTGCTCAGGGACGGTGCGCTCTCCCCCGCCGAAGAAGGGGAAGCCGAAGCGCCTGAAGATTTCTGCCTGGTCATCCGGGATATTGTTGAACAGGCCGTTGACTTTTTCCTTGTGCGCCTTCTTGACCATGGAAATGTTCACAACAGCCTTGCCGTAGTGATCCACGAGGACCGTAAAGTCCGGCAGCTTCTGCTGATTGATGATGGGGCCGGGGGCGGCAGCCGAAGGTGAGGCGGCGTTTTTTGCATTGGCCGTGAAGACTCCGCCTGCGAACGCGGCCACAATGGCTGCCGTAACCAGGGCGGGTTTCATGAATTTGGAAGAAAACAACGTGAATCTCCTCGAAAAATGAGCGCGCAGGCCCTCTGGGCAACGCCTGCAGATAGCCATAAAGATAATGGAAAACGATATATCTGCGTTTATCAGTTTGTGTTCGAGTTGTGACTGTCCCCCCGGCTTTGTAACAAAAATTTGTCATCAGCGGGGGTATCCGGCCGAGGAAGCCGGATTTCCATGGTCGTGCCGCGGCCGTCCAGCCCGTCGAGCACCCTGATGCTGCCGTGATGGATGTCGACGATGCGCCTGACAATGGCAAGGCCCAGCCCGGTGCCTGATGTGTGGGTGCCAAGGGCTCTGTAGAAGCGTTCAAACACGCGGCTGCGGTCTTTTTCCGGAATTCCTGGTCCATTGTCTGAGACGCGGATCAGCACCCCATGTGCATCCGAAGATGCGGAGAGTTCAATTCGCCCGTTTTCAGGCGTGTACTTGATGGCATTGTCGGTGAGGTTGGTCACCATGAGATGCAGGGCGTCGGGCATCCCCAGAACTGTGAGGCTCGGGGAGGAGGACGAGACAGTGATGTTTTTCTGCCGTGCGATGGGCTGCATTTCACTGGCGATCGCGCAGAGCATTTCATCCACTCGAACGGAAGACTGCGGGTGCTGAACGGAATCTGGGTCAAGGCGCGCGATTGTGAGCAGCTGCTCGATCAGATGGGTCGCCCGGGCAATGCCCTCATCAAGCCGCAGAAAGTACTTCATGCGCTTTTCGTCCGAGTCGGCTTTCCGGGCGAGCTGCGCCTGCAGCTTGATCGCAGTGAGCGGTGTCCGCAGCTCATGGGCAGCATCGGCGGCGAAGCGCTTCTGCGCATCAAGACTCACAGAGAGGCGCTTCAGCAGGCGGTTGAGCTCTTCCACCAGGGAACGCAGCTCTTCGGGCAGGCCCTCGGTCGGGAGAGGCGTGAGCGAAGAGGGGGATCGCTGGGCCACGGAGCGGGCGGTTCTGTCCAGCGGGGCGAGTCCCTGGCCCACAATGAGCCAGATCAGAATGGCGGAGATGGGGACGGCGAAAAGGAAAGGCTGAAGAATGCGCAGCGACGACATGGCTGCGAGGCTCGTGCGGACCCGTACGGGCTGGCCTGCCTCGATGATTTCAGTGCCCGACGGCATGGTGTAGACACGCCAGTCGCTTCCTGCGAGATTCAGAGTGGAAAATCCTTCCTTTTCGAGAATCGGAAAAGGTTCTGTTTTGTCCGACAGAAAAAGCCTGTTGCTGGCCGAGTCGTAGATCTGCAGGCGGACCTGGTGCTCCGGGTTGCTGCCGACCAGCGTGACTTGCGAGGGGGAGAGACTTCCTCTTCTGGCCATGGCGCTGGCAGTCTGCTGCAGCTCGCGGTCGAGCAGGCGGTCAAACTCCTCCTCCGCAGAGTGCAGAGCCGCCCATCCCGCAATGAATCCGCCAACCAGCTGGACAAAAATCAGCGTGAAAAGGAGCCGTGTTCTGATGGAGCCCATGGCAGGTTATGTTTCGAGCAGATAGCCAACGCCCCGCACTGTCTTGATGGCATCCTCAGAAAGTTTCTTCCTTAAGTGGTGGATGTGGACTTCTATGGCATTGGAGCCGACGGCGGAATCCCAGTTGTACAGGTTTTCCTCAAGCTTCGAGCGGGGCTGCACGACGCCTGGTCGCTCCGCCAGGGCCTCAAGAAGCGCATACTCCTTGGCAGAGAGGATAACCGGTTTGCCCTCGTAGAAGACTTCGCGCGTTGCCGGCCGGATCTGAAGCTTGCCTCGCGTTATGACGGGTTCAGCCCGGCCGCTGGCCCTGCGTGACAAGGCGCGGATTCTTGCGGAAAGTTCTTCAAGGTCAAAAGGTTTGATCAGGTAGTCATCCGCCCCGGAGTCCAGTCCTTTTATTTTGTCGTCCAGCGTGTCCCGGGCTGTCGTTACGAGTACGGGAAGGTCGTTTTTCAGGCGGCGGATTTCCTTGAGCAGATCAAGTCCGTCCATCCCTGGCAGGCCCAGATCCAGGATAACCATGGAAAAACCCGTGGTTTTGAGGGCGAGCAGGGCAGAGTCGCCGTCCTGCAGCCAGTCAACGGCATAGCCCTCGCCCTGCAGCCAGTCGGAAACACTCTCACCGATCATAGGATCGTCTTCGACCAGTAAAATTCGCATGCGGTCAGTCCCCGGAAAAAAATTTTTCCCATTCATGCCAAAGGATATAGCGAAGACAGGGAAAAAGCACGGCCAGCAGCAGAAGAAAACCCGGCAGACGGTTCCAGACAGAAACCCTGCTTGCGGTCCAGTATTCCGCGGCCGCGCAGAAAACCGCGCCCGCCGCACAGACAAAGGCCGTCCAAAGCAGACACCCGAATAAACACAGGGCTGCGAAACGGCCGGCAGAGAGCCGCTTCGCGAAGCCGGCGCGCATTGGAAAACTCGATTTCGGCAGCGGCAGCACGCGATAGAAAAGCAGCCCCGGCAGTCTCCTGGGAAGCCCGATGCGATGCGTGCGCAGCAGGGGTGAAACCCGGCCTGGCCAAGGCAGGGGCCAGCCGAGGTGCCTTCTGCCCGCGAAAAACCAGAACAGATCCGAGAGAACAGCGGCGGCAAAGATCACGCAGGCGGTCTGGACGGGAGGAAGGATGCCCGAGGCCGCCAGAAAGGCAGCGAGCACGGCCAGGGTTTCTCCGCCGAGCAGAACGGCCAGGCCTGCGGCCGGCAGGCCCCAGGCCGCGGCGGCGCTCAGAACGGACATGGCGGGCAGCAGTTGGGAAAATGAAAGCATATGCTCGGAAACGTTTGCAGGATAGATCCTTGCCAGAGCAGACTTGCGGCGGCAGGCGGATTTTCTGCCAGACTGCCGCAGACCGATGCCGGGATTTTATCAGCAGGGCGGGTGCGCTCTGACCGCAGCGGGCTTCTGGACCGGTCCGGTTGGTGATAACCTTAAAGACTTGTACTCCGGGTGGCTGGTTATGGCTTTAGGTTCAACAATTTATAAAGTGGAGCTGGACATCTCTGATCTGGATCGCAGTTATTATGCGAGCCATTCCCTCACTGTGGCCCGGCATCCCTCAGAAACGGAGAGCCGCCTGATGCTGCGTCTCCTCGCCTTCAGCCTGTGGGGGAGCCCGACGCTGCGCTTCATCGACGGGCTGTCGAGGGACGGCGAGCCCGCACTCATGGACGTCGACGACACGGGATGGATCAGCCGCTGGATCGAGCTGGGCGTGCCCGCCGTGAAGCTCGTCAGAAAGGCGGCCGGCAGAAGCTCAAAGGTCATCGTTCTGTCCTATGGGGAGAGTCGGATCAGCCAGTGGTGGCAGTCCGGCCGCGCGGATTTTGAAAAAGTGGGGCGCCTGGGCGTCTACT includes:
- a CDS encoding efflux transporter outer membrane subunit gives rise to the protein MSSALLLSGCVNLAPAYKQPAAPAETTGRWAVDPAAAGVKQAELVVWEQFFLDERLKKVIRMALDNNRDLRRAMLEVERLRALYRVSRADLFPSVSATASGSHARSSVDTLTPGASRISHVYAADLAMSSYEIDFFGRIRNLNEQALQAYLAGEDAHRSAQNTLIAEVATMWLSIGADHAALDLANTTLRSQQQTYSLVEKSYQSGTANKLELSQSQQTVASAKASVQVAQNSLTQDENALRLLVGAEVPQELLPRQISLKATLPASLPAGLPSEVLLRRPDIAEAERNLRSANASIGVARAAFFPRVALTGAIGTASTDLSDLFSGGRGTWSFAPTVSLPIFQGGANVANLEAAKVYQKEMVAAYEKAIQSAFREVNDALSTESTVTKRLAAQDELVKASETAYDLAMTRYKHGVDNFLSVLDAQRTMVAAQQTQIQTQLSRAASLVTLYKVLGGGQEIENPVRGGNKAS
- a CDS encoding TetR/AcrR family transcriptional regulator; this encodes MKEGVKRRGSKAAQRREEILDAALLCFREKGFHAASMSSVAKAFGMSAGHIYNYFNSKEDIIGALVARWLKQYISETLIVAEKDPEIQKERLYKIVYRELDKRINSGDKALLFEIAAESLRNEKIARIIRSAEQEAAKYLTQQALERYQALNREPPKDLVYRLAVGNAIFNGLCFLSISRSDLSLEALTPIVVQLLMNLDGFPIVAAEGSGSGHSPSPSGKGE
- a CDS encoding YaeQ family protein, producing MALGSTIYKVELDISDLDRSYYASHSLTVARHPSETESRLMLRLLAFSLWGSPTLRFIDGLSRDGEPALMDVDDTGWISRWIELGVPAVKLVRKAAGRSSKVIVLSYGESRISQWWQSGRADFEKVGRLGVYWISDDELAALAGLCGRHMRLAVTVQDKIAYVADALGHNIEIDVRTLKAPRAD
- a CDS encoding ATP-binding protein; translated protein: MGSIRTRLLFTLIFVQLVGGFIAGWAALHSAEEEFDRLLDRELQQTASAMARRGSLSPSQVTLVGSNPEHQVRLQIYDSASNRLFLSDKTEPFPILEKEGFSTLNLAGSDWRVYTMPSGTEIIEAGQPVRVRTSLAAMSSLRILQPFLFAVPISAILIWLIVGQGLAPLDRTARSVAQRSPSSLTPLPTEGLPEELRSLVEELNRLLKRLSVSLDAQKRFAADAAHELRTPLTAIKLQAQLARKADSDEKRMKYFLRLDEGIARATHLIEQLLTIARLDPDSVQHPQSSVRVDEMLCAIASEMQPIARQKNITVSSSSPSLTVLGMPDALHLMVTNLTDNAIKYTPENGRIELSASSDAHGVLIRVSDNGPGIPEKDRSRVFERFYRALGTHTSGTGLGLAIVRRIVDIHHGSIRVLDGLDGRGTTMEIRLPRPDTPADDKFLLQSRGDSHNSNTN
- a CDS encoding efflux RND transporter periplasmic adaptor subunit — its product is MSVRQVSRRTALTLAVIAAAVLAAGCGKQQAATQTKTPPVEVTVATVSARPIQVDEEISGRTVAYRVAEVRPQVSGVLQKRLFTEGQMVKAGQPLYQIDASTYRANEASAKASLAQAEAELALAKADAARSSALVKVNAVSKQSDDTAQARVQTAEASVKSARAAVTNAQINVRYTSVLAPISGRVSISEVTPGALMTAYQAQRMTVIHQLDPIYVDVQQTNKQLLQLRRDIASGKLKSNADGTTPVKIILEDGTVYPIMGRLTFRGVSVGEDSGTVTLRAVVSNPKGELLPGMFVRASLPAGNMPSAITVSARSVMRDMRGDPYVFVVTPDNKIEQRSIKTGALVGGTDWVVESGLKVGEKVVYAGLDKVRAGASVTAVEKGSAQAAAQKPSEASPAASAAASSAAAK
- a CDS encoding Do family serine endopeptidase, producing the protein MKPALVTAAIVAAFAGGVFTANAKNAASPSAAAPGPIINQQKLPDFTVLVDHYGKAVVNISMVKKAHKEKVNGLFNNIPDDQAEIFRRFGFPFFGGGERTVPEQRGTGSGFIISSDGLILTNAHVVSDADEIIVRLTDDREFKGKVLGYDEQTDIAVVKIDAKGLPVVRLGNSDNVKVGEWVAAIGSPFGLTNSVTAGIVSAKSRNIEENIVPFIQTDVAINPGNSGGPLFNMNGEVIGINSQIFSTSGGSMGLSFAIPINIASQVKDQIIKNGKVTRGRLGVMVQQLSPELAKSFGLPEETKGAVIAQVEANGPAANSGLKPGDIITAVNGEKIKSFSDVPRLISFTKPGTRIELTVLRDKKQISIPVTIGSSTESAHAAKGSDSDDSQGAVKQESQGRLGVTVRPLTAKEAKRAGTSGLLIAQAEGAAAKAGIRPGDIIVSVNGTPVKTNGDLSKALKGRKQIALLIQRNKSRIFVPIELQAK
- a CDS encoding response regulator: MRILLVEDDPMIGESVSDWLQGEGYAVDWLQDGDSALLALKTTGFSMVILDLGLPGMDGLDLLKEIRRLKNDLPVLVTTARDTLDDKIKGLDSGADDYLIKPFDLEELSARIRALSRRASGRAEPVITRGKLQIRPATREVFYEGKPVILSAKEYALLEALAERPGVVQPRSKLEENLYNWDSAVGSNAIEVHIHHLRKKLSEDAIKTVRGVGYLLET
- a CDS encoding efflux RND transporter permease subunit, with translation MSRFFIDRPIFAWVIALVLMLMGTLSIFTMPVSQYPQIAPPQVTVVANYPGASAETLQNTVTQVIEQQMVGLDGLIYMSNESDGTGRMQMTLTFAPGTNADIAQVQVNNKLSMAEAMLPQDVTRLGIQVQKSTASFLMVVSFTTDDGSLSVADLGDFLVNTVQDPLSRITGVGQTTVFGASYAMRVWLDPHKLYAYNLTASDVTSAIAAQNAQVTAGQLGGLPHPSDQPVELNATITAQSLLKSVDDFKKLIVKTTESGATVRLADVANIELGRQSYDVQGTYNGIPASGIAIYLSAGANAIETADLVKKKVAELQPYFPAGMKVVYPYETTPFVKAAMKEVVKTLIEAIILVVIVMYLFLQNWRATLIPAVAVPVVLLGTFAVLKLTGFTLNMLTMFGLVLAIGLLVDDAIVVVENVERVMREDGTDARTATIKSMSQITGALVGVALVLSAVFIPMAFFGGSTGVIYRQFSITIVTAMLLSVTVALSLSPALCASILKPVSDSHHFGKKGFFGAFNRGFEKVSNDCRRLVLWTHNHLWMTLGVYALIWIGVVVGFMKLPGSFVPEEDQGTMMFTVQTPAGSAQERVQEAEKQIRDYFFSKEKKYTDSVFDVAGFSLAGGGQNMGLGFVKLKDWAERTGKGSDPQSIALRANIAMSKYKDARIVFFPPPAIPELGIADGFDMYIEDRSGQGHEKLMQVRNQFLAMANKDPRLSLVRPNGMEDTPQYKLEMDREKLQSYGITLSNANTDLSTIWGGTYVNLFIDRERVKRVYVQADPHFRMTPDDLKQWYVRNSSGELVPFSGFSTGSWTFGSPRLERFNANAAVNIQGNAAPGVSSGTAMDAVEEIAKKLPAGYAIEWNGVSYQERMASQAAAPLYALSLLVVFLCLAALYESWTIPISILLVVPTGVLGALAMTGLLGGHNDVYFQVGMLTTIGLVSKNAILIVEFAKMLYDAGEDLITASLDAVKLRFRPIVMTSLAFGLGVVPLVLAHGAGAGAQNAIGMAVLGGIITGTILCVCLVPMFYVQVNRIFRTKRRQLPDDKGAAV